The following coding sequences lie in one Alloacidobacterium dinghuense genomic window:
- a CDS encoding TonB-dependent receptor encodes MRKRNLQLAIGIWVMCFFASPWLRAQSESGSITGQVTDSQGSAVAGADVTVTNIGTGASIQERTNGEGTFAFSTLHPSHYKLTVQKDGFKLEVNPDVDLHVQDKLAINFTLTVGSSNETVTVSASSGANLETSAAVTTTVDRQFIENMPLNGRSFQALIALTPGNVTAKTYYTNSGQFSVNGQRTDANYFSIDGVSANVGITQGSNVYLGSAGAGASQATSNNGGYNSLVSVDAMQEYKIQTSSFDPEYGRTPGAQLSIVTRSGTNRFHGTAFEYLRNEVFDANNWFNNNAGLPRAAEKQNDFGGVIGGPIWRDKVFFFFSYEGLRLRVPESRQDIVPSTALRARADAVVGPLLDAYPLPSHALPGYPNNDAPDADTAIFATTFSNPSTLNASSLRLDYTISPKLNVFVRGDYAPSNGAQYGAFDFYTRSTLSHTIANVDTETAGLTFTPTGSLVNDFRFNLSHAKGATVVTPTNFGGATIPTDAYLFQSNPIYTTATSVFSLILNDGSTDYYVGNDATNHQRQLNFIDTVSWVKGRHNMKFGVDYRRLTPKNGYRPWDIGYNFNTFADVLTHVPISASIDTTDTSELRPVFYDLSLYAQDSWQVSPRLTLTYGVRWDYDPPPGEDSGHPFYTALNLNDPPNVALAPLGTPLWNASKHNFAPRLGVAYVIKTTPGRELVFRGAGGIFYGLGNQQGAQGTLGFPYSRSKFLYGTDGTYPVSQANAAPVPFTLDPPYGFVFAFEPNLRDPKVYQWNASLEQALGESRAFQIAYVGNVGSDLLRRDMLQPDMGGNPNFQYLDVVTNQAWSNYNSLQAQFRQRMWQHLQILASYTWAHALDNGSSVALPNPYYTVYNPDLDRGNSDYDVRNSFSAAISYELPGTRGGNAVVKYITNGWAADSLLRTNSAQPINITTGQYSFGLVWNPDAINQRPNVNTGVPLFVSGAECAAANGGANCPGGRRLNPAHFSAPTGLFTQGNLGRNQLRGYDAVQEDLAIRRSFPIHETVSLEFRAEAFNIFNHPMFGDIGTQSDGRNLLNNSLFGISAHTLADSLGSGGADGGFSSLYQIGSPRSLQFALKVKF; translated from the coding sequence ATGAGAAAACGTAACCTGCAACTCGCAATAGGAATATGGGTGATGTGTTTCTTCGCATCGCCATGGCTTCGCGCGCAGAGCGAAAGCGGAAGCATCACAGGTCAAGTCACAGATTCGCAGGGATCAGCCGTTGCAGGCGCCGACGTCACCGTAACCAACATTGGAACTGGCGCTTCCATCCAGGAAAGAACAAACGGCGAGGGCACCTTCGCTTTCTCAACGCTTCATCCCAGCCACTACAAGCTCACCGTCCAGAAAGATGGATTCAAGCTCGAAGTCAACCCAGACGTCGATCTGCACGTACAGGACAAGCTGGCCATCAACTTTACCCTCACCGTCGGTTCGTCGAACGAAACCGTGACAGTCAGCGCATCCTCCGGCGCAAACCTTGAGACCTCCGCCGCCGTCACGACAACAGTCGACCGGCAGTTTATCGAGAACATGCCGTTGAATGGACGCAGCTTCCAGGCGCTCATCGCCTTAACTCCCGGCAACGTGACAGCCAAAACCTACTACACAAATTCAGGCCAGTTCAGCGTCAACGGTCAGCGTACCGACGCAAATTACTTCTCGATCGACGGTGTGAGCGCCAATGTGGGCATCACGCAGGGAAGCAACGTCTATCTCGGTTCCGCAGGCGCTGGCGCATCGCAGGCAACAAGTAACAACGGTGGTTACAATAGCCTCGTCTCCGTCGATGCGATGCAGGAATACAAGATTCAGACGTCATCCTTCGACCCCGAGTACGGGCGCACTCCAGGCGCGCAACTCTCCATCGTCACGCGCTCCGGGACCAACCGCTTCCACGGCACGGCATTCGAGTATCTACGCAACGAAGTCTTCGACGCCAACAACTGGTTTAATAACAACGCCGGCCTTCCACGCGCCGCAGAAAAACAAAATGACTTCGGCGGCGTCATCGGCGGTCCCATCTGGCGTGACAAAGTCTTCTTCTTCTTCTCCTATGAGGGATTGCGTCTCCGCGTGCCCGAATCCCGGCAGGACATCGTGCCCTCGACCGCGCTGCGCGCACGCGCCGACGCAGTCGTTGGCCCGTTGCTTGACGCCTATCCCCTCCCCAGCCACGCACTTCCTGGTTATCCAAACAACGACGCGCCCGATGCCGACACCGCCATCTTTGCCACAACATTCTCCAATCCTTCAACCCTCAACGCAAGCAGCCTACGCCTCGACTACACGATCAGTCCCAAGCTGAATGTATTTGTGCGTGGCGATTACGCTCCTTCCAACGGCGCACAGTACGGAGCCTTTGACTTCTACACGCGGTCAACGCTCAGCCACACCATCGCCAACGTCGATACCGAGACCGCCGGTCTCACCTTCACGCCGACAGGTAGCCTGGTCAATGACTTTCGCTTCAACCTCAGTCATGCCAAAGGCGCCACCGTCGTGACACCTACAAACTTTGGTGGTGCAACCATTCCCACCGATGCATATCTGTTCCAGTCGAATCCGATCTACACGACAGCAACCTCAGTCTTCAGTCTCATTCTCAACGATGGCAGCACAGATTATTACGTCGGCAACGATGCGACCAATCACCAGCGTCAATTGAATTTCATCGACACTGTGAGCTGGGTAAAGGGTCGCCACAATATGAAGTTCGGCGTGGACTACCGCCGTCTGACTCCGAAGAACGGCTACCGCCCATGGGACATAGGCTACAATTTCAACACCTTTGCTGATGTCCTGACGCATGTTCCTATCTCCGCAAGCATAGATACGACAGACACATCAGAGCTGCGCCCAGTCTTTTACGACCTGTCTCTCTACGCCCAGGATTCCTGGCAGGTTTCTCCGCGGCTCACCCTCACCTACGGTGTCCGCTGGGACTATGACCCGCCACCCGGTGAAGACTCCGGCCATCCTTTCTACACCGCGCTCAATCTCAACGATCCGCCGAACGTAGCACTGGCCCCATTGGGAACACCCTTGTGGAACGCCAGCAAGCACAACTTTGCGCCGCGCCTCGGCGTAGCCTACGTGATCAAAACCACGCCCGGAAGAGAGCTTGTCTTCCGCGGCGCAGGCGGCATCTTTTATGGTCTCGGTAATCAGCAGGGAGCGCAGGGAACGCTTGGCTTCCCATATTCCCGCAGCAAGTTTCTGTATGGAACGGACGGCACATACCCTGTGAGCCAGGCTAATGCCGCTCCCGTCCCGTTCACGCTTGATCCGCCATACGGCTTCGTCTTCGCATTCGAGCCGAACCTCAGAGACCCAAAAGTCTACCAGTGGAATGCTTCGCTCGAGCAGGCCCTCGGAGAATCGCGCGCTTTTCAAATCGCCTACGTCGGCAATGTTGGCTCCGATTTGCTCCGGCGCGACATGCTGCAACCCGACATGGGTGGCAATCCTAACTTTCAGTATCTTGATGTCGTCACGAACCAGGCCTGGTCCAACTACAACTCATTGCAGGCGCAGTTCCGGCAACGCATGTGGCAACACCTCCAGATCCTCGCCTCTTACACCTGGGCGCATGCGCTCGACAATGGTTCGAGTGTCGCATTACCCAACCCCTATTACACCGTCTACAATCCTGACCTTGATCGCGGCAATTCTGACTACGACGTGCGCAATTCCTTCTCAGCGGCAATTAGCTACGAACTGCCCGGAACGCGCGGCGGCAATGCCGTCGTCAAGTACATAACCAACGGATGGGCAGCAGACAGCCTGTTGCGAACGAACTCCGCCCAGCCCATTAACATCACCACCGGCCAATACTCCTTCGGGCTGGTGTGGAACCCTGATGCCATCAACCAGCGCCCGAATGTGAATACCGGTGTACCGCTGTTCGTCTCCGGCGCAGAATGCGCTGCGGCAAATGGCGGAGCCAACTGCCCCGGCGGCAGGCGTCTCAATCCCGCGCACTTCTCCGCGCCAACCGGCCTCTTCACGCAAGGCAACCTCGGTCGCAATCAATTGCGCGGGTATGACGCCGTGCAGGAAGACCTCGCCATCAGAAGGTCATTCCCGATCCACGAGACCGTCTCGCTCGAATTCCGCGCCGAGGCCTTCAATATCTTCAACCACCCCATGTTTGGAGACATCGGCACCCAGTCCGACGGTCGCAACCTGCTGAACAACTCGTTGTTTGGCATCTCCGCGCACACTCTTGCAGATAGCCTCGGTTCCGGAGGCGCCGACGGCGGCTTCAGCAGCCTGTATCAAATCGGTTCACCGCGCTCCTTGCAGTTTGCCCTCAAGGTGAAGTTCTAG
- a CDS encoding FMN-binding negative transcriptional regulator — translation MFVRPCWRPSSEQDAVDLIEKNPWALLVSNGADGPMATNLPLLFDHKRSDKTVLIGHIARANDHAALLSQTSEPMLAIFEGPYTYVTASWYPKRDMPSTYYYTAVHCYGRVALQDEPQLDESVERLTQVMETPIPGGWKTSEIEREAITRRYKSILGFELHIERLEAKFKLGQDEPLKDALAVADQLERHSTKSDLELAAMIRKQNAGRED, via the coding sequence ATGTTTGTTCGGCCATGCTGGAGGCCATCGTCAGAGCAGGACGCGGTCGACCTGATAGAGAAAAACCCCTGGGCACTCCTTGTAAGTAACGGAGCAGACGGACCCATGGCAACAAACCTCCCTTTATTGTTCGACCACAAGCGCTCCGACAAAACCGTGCTGATTGGCCACATCGCAAGAGCGAACGACCATGCAGCCCTGTTAAGTCAGACGAGCGAGCCCATGCTTGCCATTTTCGAAGGACCCTACACCTACGTGACCGCCAGCTGGTACCCAAAACGCGACATGCCGTCGACGTATTACTACACCGCCGTTCACTGCTACGGCAGAGTCGCGCTTCAGGATGAACCTCAGCTCGACGAGTCAGTCGAGCGGCTCACGCAGGTCATGGAAACACCGATCCCCGGTGGCTGGAAGACCAGCGAAATCGAGCGCGAAGCAATCACGCGCCGTTACAAATCGATTCTTGGCTTTGAACTGCACATCGAGCGCCTCGAAGCAAAATTCAAGCTCGGACAGGATGAGCCGCTGAAAGATGCTCTGGCGGTCGCTGACCAATTGGAGCGCCACTCTACCAAGAGCGATCTCGAACTGGCCGCGATGATTCGCAAGCAAAACGCCGGCCGCGAAGACTGA
- a CDS encoding amidohydrolase: MQKQLLLLCGAILISISPIMGAQSRVDIIAVNGKIWTENPSQPEAEAIAVRDHRIVAVGDSAAIRKLADEGTRVIDLQSRRVVPGFNDAHVHFFWGGQGLASVQLRDATSETEFRKRIADFARTQPRGEWIVVGNWDEEKWTPARLPTHELIDDVTPDNPVWVNRSDGHMMLANALAMKLAGITKDTKDVPGGVIVRDKDGNPTGIFKDAAKDLVERVIPPPSDQQVDSAILAAQQYALENGVTSVQDMGFTGSKATDMQALVVRGYQRLFAQNKLKVRVSARFPLSKYQRLADLGVMTNFGNDHLVIGSVKAFADGSLGSTTAWFFEPFTDAPETSGGPSDELRNPEQMYANMVGADRAGLHIATHAIGDRANKTILDLYERLEKEDGDADRRLRIEHAQHLRPEDIPRFARLHVIASVQPYHCIDDGRWAEKRIGHQRALTTYAFKSLLDAGTTLAFGSDWFVAPIDPMAGIYAATTRRTLDGKNPDGWIPEQKITVRQAVHAYTVGSAYAESQESEKGSIERGKLADFVVLSGDIFNLDPVKIEDVKVDVTMSGGEIVYERGKAATSKTAE, from the coding sequence ATGCAAAAACAGCTGCTGCTTCTATGCGGCGCCATTCTGATCTCTATCTCTCCCATCATGGGGGCACAATCGCGCGTGGACATAATTGCAGTCAACGGGAAGATATGGACGGAGAATCCCAGCCAGCCGGAAGCGGAGGCAATTGCCGTCCGCGATCACCGCATCGTGGCCGTCGGCGATTCAGCCGCGATCCGCAAGCTGGCCGACGAAGGAACCAGAGTGATCGATTTGCAAAGTCGCCGCGTCGTGCCCGGATTCAATGACGCGCATGTCCATTTCTTCTGGGGAGGTCAGGGGCTGGCCAGCGTTCAGCTACGCGACGCCACCAGCGAAACCGAGTTCCGCAAGCGCATCGCAGACTTCGCGCGAACCCAGCCGAGGGGCGAATGGATTGTCGTCGGCAACTGGGATGAGGAAAAATGGACACCCGCGCGTCTGCCCACGCACGAACTCATCGATGATGTAACTCCCGACAATCCCGTATGGGTCAATCGCTCCGACGGACACATGATGCTCGCCAACGCGCTCGCCATGAAGCTGGCAGGCATCACGAAGGATACGAAAGATGTTCCCGGCGGCGTCATCGTCCGCGATAAAGACGGCAATCCCACCGGCATTTTCAAGGACGCCGCCAAAGACCTGGTGGAACGCGTCATCCCGCCGCCTTCCGACCAGCAGGTCGATTCGGCCATTCTTGCTGCGCAACAGTACGCGCTCGAAAACGGCGTGACCAGCGTGCAGGACATGGGCTTCACCGGCTCCAAGGCGACTGACATGCAGGCGCTGGTAGTGCGGGGCTATCAGCGCCTGTTTGCGCAGAACAAATTAAAGGTGCGCGTTTCCGCCCGTTTTCCTTTGAGCAAGTATCAACGCCTCGCCGATCTTGGCGTGATGACAAACTTCGGCAATGACCATCTGGTCATCGGATCGGTGAAAGCCTTTGCCGACGGCTCTCTCGGCTCAACAACAGCATGGTTTTTTGAGCCCTTCACCGATGCGCCGGAAACCAGCGGCGGCCCCAGCGATGAGCTTCGCAATCCCGAGCAGATGTACGCCAACATGGTGGGAGCCGATCGCGCCGGGCTGCACATCGCAACCCACGCCATCGGAGACCGCGCCAATAAAACCATCCTTGATCTTTACGAGCGCCTCGAAAAAGAAGATGGCGACGCCGATCGCCGTTTGCGCATCGAGCACGCGCAGCACCTGCGGCCGGAAGACATCCCGCGCTTTGCCCGGCTTCACGTCATTGCTTCCGTCCAGCCCTATCACTGCATAGACGACGGCCGCTGGGCCGAGAAGCGCATCGGACATCAGCGCGCTCTCACAACCTATGCGTTCAAGTCTTTGCTTGACGCAGGAACCACCCTCGCCTTCGGTTCGGACTGGTTTGTCGCGCCCATCGATCCCATGGCTGGCATTTATGCGGCAACCACGCGCCGCACCCTCGATGGCAAGAACCCCGATGGCTGGATTCCGGAACAGAAAATCACGGTGCGCCAGGCGGTCCACGCCTACACCGTCGGCTCAGCTTATGCCGAAAGCCAGGAGAGCGAAAAAGGCTCAATCGAAAGGGGAAAACTGGCAGATTTCGTTGTCCTTTCAGGAGATATTTTCAATCTCGACCCCGTGAAGATCGAAGACGTGAAGGTTGACGTAACGATGTCCGGTGGCGAGATCGTCTACGAACGAGGCAAAGCAGCCACGTCCAAAACCGCTGAATAA
- a CDS encoding PLP-dependent aminotransferase family protein, translating to MKTLGTIELRKDRGISLQSELAMQLKKMVQSGELRAGERIPSSRELAATLHISRNTVIGAYDVLMSEGYLESEQRSGVYVGRAAQAFQLRPTTRGGRSNAANAYNAQPNTQFRAPLPFRPAQPDVRLFPIKIWNRHRARVLKRGANILHYQSVFSSGLDSLRHNIAEYLRDSRGVCCDWREIAITSGSQQALFLLAHLLIKPGDRVCMEDPGYLGARLAWKQAGAQILSAPIDDEGICLPLSDAQPVSLIYVTPSRQFPLGTCMSLGRRLMLLQTAIRLQTWIVEDDYDSEFRYKNPPLPSLQNLDENRRVIYVGTFSKILFPALRIGYAVLPPELVDRFASMKHIAEDHGPLIDQAALSAFMDSGAFHTHLRRCRRHYAERQQSFLDAVARHSLPLRFPITDGGMNIAGLLPAEVNDFTCSDELRFEGLDIPPLSKYAIFHVRPGLLFGFTAFDPRTIRRGVEKLARVLDKTRWPVSGKAAGAKTSTRNRAEA from the coding sequence ATGAAAACCTTAGGGACGATCGAGCTTCGGAAGGACCGAGGCATTTCACTGCAGTCCGAGTTGGCCATGCAACTGAAGAAGATGGTTCAGAGTGGCGAACTGCGCGCAGGGGAGCGGATTCCTTCGAGCCGTGAACTTGCTGCGACACTGCATATTTCGCGCAATACGGTGATTGGCGCTTACGACGTGCTGATGAGCGAGGGCTATCTTGAAAGCGAGCAGCGCAGCGGCGTGTACGTTGGGAGAGCGGCGCAGGCTTTCCAGCTTCGGCCAACGACTCGCGGCGGACGCAGCAACGCGGCCAATGCATATAATGCGCAGCCGAATACCCAATTTCGCGCGCCATTGCCCTTTCGGCCTGCGCAGCCGGATGTTCGGCTTTTTCCCATCAAGATATGGAACCGGCATCGGGCGCGCGTGCTGAAGCGCGGCGCAAATATACTCCATTACCAGTCAGTCTTCTCGTCTGGCCTGGATAGTCTTCGACATAATATTGCCGAGTATCTGCGGGACAGCCGGGGTGTTTGCTGCGACTGGCGCGAGATTGCGATCACGTCCGGATCGCAGCAGGCGCTTTTTCTTCTTGCCCATTTGCTGATCAAACCGGGGGATCGCGTGTGCATGGAGGATCCGGGTTATCTGGGGGCGCGTCTTGCATGGAAGCAAGCGGGGGCTCAAATTCTGTCTGCGCCGATTGATGATGAGGGCATCTGCCTTCCTCTATCGGATGCGCAGCCCGTGTCATTGATCTACGTGACGCCGTCGCGACAATTTCCTTTGGGAACCTGCATGTCGCTGGGGCGCAGGCTGATGCTGTTACAAACTGCGATTCGCTTGCAGACATGGATTGTGGAGGATGATTACGATTCGGAGTTCCGCTACAAGAATCCGCCACTGCCGAGTTTGCAGAACCTCGACGAAAACCGGCGCGTGATTTATGTGGGCACCTTCAGCAAGATTTTATTTCCGGCGTTGCGCATCGGTTATGCGGTTCTGCCGCCTGAGCTGGTGGATCGCTTTGCCAGCATGAAGCACATCGCCGAGGATCATGGTCCGCTGATCGACCAGGCTGCGCTTTCTGCGTTTATGGATAGCGGCGCTTTCCATACGCATCTGCGGCGATGCCGACGGCATTATGCGGAGCGACAGCAGAGCTTTCTGGATGCGGTGGCTCGACACAGCCTGCCACTTCGTTTTCCGATCACGGATGGCGGCATGAATATCGCTGGATTGCTGCCAGCGGAAGTGAACGACTTCACGTGTTCGGATGAGCTTCGCTTCGAAGGACTCGATATTCCTCCTTTGTCCAAGTACGCCATCTTTCATGTCCGGCCTGGATTGCTCTTCGGCTTTACCGCCTTTGATCCGCGAACGATACGGCGCGGGGTTGAGAAACTTGCGAGAGTGCTCGACAAGACACGATGGCCTGTGTCTGGGAAGGCTGCAGGTGCAAAGACATCGACTAGAAACCGAGCCGAAGCATGA